From the Microbacterium thalassium genome, one window contains:
- a CDS encoding YdcF family protein, giving the protein MRRARVLTLVGIACAGVALLVWGEWGAWRMSRTAYPARPLPGPSGEDVVLVLGYPPRGDGSPSFLQRWRTRIALRSAPPGALFVFSGAAVHGDRAEADIMADLGARLGIRPDRIVRERKATSTRENIDFSLPWLRDARTIRIASNTGHAARARRYLAESAPELVPRLTPTRDFVPFELGPLRLALTFYDWVAGRMADRGAGVAELNVSD; this is encoded by the coding sequence ATGCGCCGCGCTCGGGTCCTCACCCTGGTCGGCATCGCCTGTGCCGGCGTCGCCCTGCTCGTGTGGGGCGAATGGGGCGCCTGGCGGATGTCGCGGACCGCGTACCCGGCGCGTCCGCTTCCGGGACCGTCGGGGGAGGACGTCGTCCTCGTCCTCGGCTATCCGCCGCGCGGCGACGGCAGCCCGAGCTTCCTGCAGCGCTGGCGCACGCGCATCGCTCTCCGATCGGCGCCGCCCGGCGCCCTGTTCGTGTTCTCGGGCGCGGCCGTGCACGGGGACCGCGCCGAGGCGGACATCATGGCCGACCTCGGCGCGCGTCTCGGCATCCGCCCCGACCGCATCGTGCGCGAGCGCAAGGCGACGTCGACGCGCGAGAACATCGACTTCTCGCTGCCGTGGCTGCGCGACGCGCGCACGATCCGCATCGCCTCGAACACCGGCCACGCGGCCCGCGCCCGGCGCTATCTCGCCGAGAGCGCACCGGAGCTCGTGCCCCGGTTGACCCCGACGCGCGACTTCGTGCCGTTCGAGCTCGGTCCGCTCCGGCTGGCTCTCACCTTCTACGACTGGGTCGCCGGTCGCATGGCCGACCGCGGCGCCGGGGTGGCCGAACTGAATGTTAGTGACTAA
- a CDS encoding alpha/beta fold hydrolase: MAYITVGTENSVDVDLYYTDMGSGQPVVLVHGFPLNGESWDRQQSALLDAGYRVIAYDRRGFGESTKTATGYDVDTFAADLHALMDELDLTDAVLVGFSMGTGEVARYLSRYGAARVAKAVFLGSVEPYLLITDDNPDGAGPQEFFDGLAQALREDRYAFLTEFFRNFYNLDENLGTRISPEAVAASVQVANRAGNVAISTTPLSWPTDYRDDIAQIEIPALIVHGTADNILPIDATGRRFHALMPAATYIEIEGAPHGMLRTHAAEVNEALLAFLAD; the protein is encoded by the coding sequence GTGGCTTACATCACCGTCGGGACCGAGAACTCGGTCGACGTCGACCTCTACTACACCGACATGGGCTCGGGTCAGCCGGTCGTGCTGGTCCACGGCTTCCCGCTGAACGGCGAGAGCTGGGATCGGCAGCAGTCCGCCCTGCTCGACGCCGGATACCGCGTCATCGCCTACGACCGGCGCGGGTTCGGCGAGTCGACGAAGACGGCGACCGGATACGACGTCGACACGTTCGCGGCCGACCTGCACGCGCTGATGGACGAGCTCGACCTGACCGACGCCGTGCTCGTCGGCTTCTCGATGGGCACCGGCGAGGTCGCGCGGTACCTCTCGCGCTACGGCGCCGCGCGGGTCGCCAAGGCGGTGTTCCTCGGGTCCGTCGAGCCGTACCTGCTGATCACGGACGACAACCCCGACGGCGCCGGGCCGCAGGAGTTCTTCGACGGGCTCGCCCAGGCGCTCCGCGAGGACCGCTACGCGTTCCTGACGGAGTTCTTCCGCAACTTCTACAACCTCGACGAGAACCTCGGCACCCGCATCTCGCCCGAGGCGGTCGCCGCGAGCGTCCAGGTCGCGAACCGGGCCGGCAACGTCGCGATCTCGACGACCCCGCTCAGCTGGCCGACCGACTACCGCGACGACATCGCGCAGATCGAGATCCCCGCGCTGATCGTCCACGGCACCGCCGACAACATCCTGCCGATCGACGCGACCGGCCGGCGCTTCCACGCGCTGATGCCCGCGGCCACGTACATCGAGATCGAGGGAGCGCCCCACGGGATGCTGCGCACGCACGCGGCCGAGGTGAACGAGGCGCTCCTGGCCTTCCTCGCCGACTGA
- a CDS encoding DUF4190 domain-containing protein, whose protein sequence is MPAPEETAVDDKVDVEHDSAAEAATGHPATTTIAAPPAPAKRNGLAVSALVVGIAAFATGWIPFLGAALGIAAVTLGIVALVRRQSKGFGITGLALGAVGLVASVLMSLTAVFLAANYDAIAAAVDEAAQTPVAVDEEPEPEPAAEPAAEDVPLSAFVELGDGAFADLVAAPDAAAGATHILFGEVQQLDEYTGACAAIIIVDESQQSSWEGYEVPAWIVAESSETDCPEFAGVGEFSHVKAWVTVLGATPTEWDDGTSDDLLTLSVRQVEILPELP, encoded by the coding sequence ATGCCAGCACCCGAAGAGACCGCCGTCGACGACAAGGTCGATGTCGAACATGACTCCGCCGCCGAAGCCGCCACGGGTCACCCCGCCACGACGACGATCGCCGCGCCGCCGGCACCTGCGAAGCGGAACGGACTCGCCGTGTCGGCCCTCGTGGTCGGCATCGCGGCATTCGCGACCGGATGGATCCCGTTCCTGGGCGCCGCCCTGGGAATCGCGGCGGTCACGCTCGGCATCGTCGCTCTCGTGCGGCGGCAGAGCAAGGGCTTCGGCATCACCGGCCTCGCCCTCGGCGCCGTCGGGCTGGTCGCCTCGGTGCTGATGTCGCTGACCGCGGTGTTCCTCGCCGCGAACTACGACGCGATCGCCGCGGCTGTCGACGAGGCCGCCCAGACCCCGGTGGCGGTCGACGAGGAGCCCGAGCCGGAGCCGGCCGCGGAGCCCGCTGCCGAGGACGTCCCGCTGTCGGCCTTCGTGGAGCTGGGGGACGGCGCGTTCGCGGACCTCGTCGCCGCTCCGGATGCCGCCGCCGGTGCGACCCACATCCTCTTCGGCGAAGTGCAGCAGCTCGATGAGTACACCGGCGCGTGCGCCGCGATCATCATCGTCGACGAGTCCCAGCAGTCCAGCTGGGAGGGCTACGAGGTCCCCGCGTGGATCGTCGCCGAGTCCTCCGAGACCGACTGCCCGGAATTCGCCGGGGTCGGCGAATTCAGTCACGTCAAGGCGTGGGTGACGGTGCTGGGCGCGACGCCGACCGAGTGGGACGACGGGACCTCCGACGACCTGCTGACGCTGAGCGTGCGCCAGGTGGAGATCCTCCCCGAACTGCCCTGA
- the galK gene encoding galactokinase: MTGHADARSLFEGLTGAQPAGTWSAPGRVNLIGEHTDYNDGFVLPFAIQHRTHVAAALREDGIIRVASTFDAAAVEVAVADLDTIFPERRDEIVEWARYPLGVAWAALAAAGRDAASVPGADLAFASDVPVGAGLSSSAAIEGAAAAALDELWDLDLDAVTRARVGRTAENEAVGAPTGIMDQMASNLGRADAAIFLDCRSLEAQVVDLGFAAAGLELLVMDTGVKHSHSTGGYRERREACERGAAIMGVPALRDVTVADLPRAQELMDDVTFRRVRHIVTENQRVLDTIAVLHDQGPGAIGGLLVASHVSMRDDFEISVPELDTAVEAALAAGAVGARMTGGGFGGAAIALVAHDRVDHVADAVAAAFAAAGFAPPTQFTVHPSDGARRD; the protein is encoded by the coding sequence ATGACCGGGCACGCCGACGCCCGCTCGCTGTTCGAGGGGCTCACCGGGGCACAGCCGGCCGGCACCTGGTCGGCGCCGGGGCGCGTGAACCTCATCGGCGAGCACACCGACTACAACGACGGCTTCGTGCTGCCGTTCGCGATCCAGCACCGCACGCACGTCGCCGCGGCGCTGCGCGAGGACGGCATCATCCGCGTCGCCTCGACGTTCGACGCCGCTGCCGTCGAGGTGGCGGTCGCGGATCTCGACACGATCTTCCCCGAGCGCCGCGACGAGATCGTCGAGTGGGCCCGCTACCCCCTCGGCGTCGCGTGGGCAGCGCTGGCGGCCGCGGGCCGCGACGCGGCATCCGTTCCCGGTGCCGACCTCGCGTTCGCCTCCGACGTCCCCGTCGGCGCGGGGCTGTCGTCCTCGGCCGCGATCGAAGGTGCCGCCGCCGCGGCACTCGACGAGCTGTGGGATCTGGACCTCGACGCCGTCACGCGCGCCCGCGTGGGCCGCACCGCCGAGAACGAGGCCGTGGGGGCGCCGACCGGGATCATGGACCAGATGGCGTCGAACCTGGGCCGCGCCGACGCCGCGATCTTCCTCGACTGCCGGTCGCTCGAGGCTCAGGTCGTCGATCTCGGCTTCGCCGCGGCGGGGCTCGAGCTGCTCGTGATGGACACCGGCGTCAAGCACTCCCACTCCACCGGGGGCTACCGCGAGCGCCGCGAGGCCTGCGAGCGGGGCGCCGCGATCATGGGCGTGCCGGCGCTGCGGGATGTGACCGTCGCGGATCTCCCCCGCGCGCAGGAGCTCATGGATGACGTGACGTTCCGCCGCGTGCGGCACATCGTCACCGAGAACCAGCGTGTGCTCGACACCATCGCTGTGCTCCACGACCAGGGGCCCGGCGCCATCGGGGGGCTGCTGGTCGCGTCGCACGTGTCGATGCGCGACGACTTCGAGATCTCGGTGCCCGAGCTCGACACCGCGGTCGAGGCGGCCCTGGCCGCCGGCGCCGTGGGGGCGCGCATGACGGGCGGCGGCTTCGGCGGCGCGGCCATCGCGCTGGTCGCGCACGACCGCGTCGATCACGTGGCGGATGCCGTCGCCGCCGCGTTCGCCGCGGCCGGGTTCGCCCCTCCCACGCAGTTCACCGTGCACCCCTCGGACGGTGCGCGGCGGGACTGA
- the galT gene encoding galactose-1-phosphate uridylyltransferase, whose translation MTEFETPETLGAGVVKRPTRLADGRELIYYDDPGTTLGAERGIDTRDLGPRPDTATMRRDVLTGDWISVAAARQNRAFLPPAHLDPLAPQSETNPSEIPSLYDVAVFENKSPSFGPALAEAHGDAPAAADAPQGLADLDAPGLGRSRTSVGRCEVVCFSPEHSGSFGTQSRTRARTVIEAWADRTAALSALPGVQQVFPFENRGEAIGVTLPHPHGQIYAYPYVTPRTTSLLRAIDEQGDDLFTRILDVERASERVILAGEHWTAFVPFAARWPLEVHVLPHRHVADFSETTDAERDELAPLYLRLLRGIDALYDTPTPYIAAWHQAPVHTGRDVVRLNLQITSPRRAADKLKFLAGSEAAMGAWIGDVPPETAAERLRAAVESVPEVTA comes from the coding sequence ATGACGGAGTTCGAGACCCCCGAGACCCTCGGCGCGGGCGTCGTGAAGCGCCCCACGCGGCTGGCCGACGGCCGCGAGCTGATCTACTACGACGACCCCGGCACGACGCTCGGCGCCGAACGCGGCATCGACACCCGCGACCTCGGGCCGCGGCCCGATACCGCGACGATGCGCCGCGACGTGCTGACCGGCGACTGGATCTCGGTAGCCGCGGCGCGCCAGAACCGCGCCTTCCTGCCTCCGGCGCACCTCGACCCGCTCGCGCCGCAGAGCGAGACGAACCCGTCCGAGATCCCGTCGCTCTACGACGTCGCCGTCTTCGAGAACAAGTCGCCGTCGTTCGGTCCCGCCCTCGCCGAGGCCCACGGCGACGCCCCCGCGGCGGCCGACGCACCGCAGGGCCTCGCCGATCTCGACGCCCCCGGCCTCGGCCGCTCCCGCACGTCGGTCGGCCGCTGCGAGGTCGTGTGCTTCAGCCCCGAGCACTCCGGATCCTTCGGCACGCAGTCCCGCACGCGCGCCCGCACCGTCATCGAGGCATGGGCCGACCGCACGGCCGCGCTCTCGGCGCTCCCCGGCGTCCAGCAGGTCTTCCCGTTCGAGAACCGCGGCGAGGCGATCGGCGTCACCCTCCCCCACCCGCACGGGCAGATCTACGCCTACCCGTACGTCACGCCGCGCACGACGAGCCTGCTGCGTGCGATCGACGAGCAGGGCGACGACCTGTTCACCCGCATCCTGGACGTCGAGCGCGCGTCCGAGCGCGTGATCCTCGCGGGTGAGCACTGGACGGCGTTCGTGCCGTTCGCCGCCCGCTGGCCGCTCGAGGTGCACGTGCTCCCCCACCGCCACGTCGCGGACTTCAGCGAGACGACGGATGCCGAGCGCGACGAGCTCGCGCCGCTCTACCTGCGCCTGCTGCGCGGCATCGACGCCCTCTACGACACCCCCACGCCGTACATCGCGGCGTGGCACCAGGCACCCGTCCACACCGGGCGCGACGTCGTGCGGCTGAACCTGCAGATCACCTCGCCGCGGCGCGCGGCCGACAAGCTGAAGTTCCTCGCCGGGTCCGAGGCCGCCATGGGAGCCTGGATCGGCGACGTCCCGCCCGAGACGGCCGCCGAGCGCCTCCGCGCGGCCGTCGAGTCCGTTCCCGAGGTGACCGCATGA
- a CDS encoding LacI family DNA-binding transcriptional regulator, with protein MPGRRVSMADVAARAGVSGQTVSRVANASPNVDPATRMRVEEAMAELGYRPHRAARALRTGRSQTIGLVASTLATVGNFRMLQAVVDAATARGYAVTVVTASGADALAGAFEQLRDQGADGAVVLNEATALAAGSAAPSGLHLVVVDAGADPRFTIVQSDHAGGARRAVEHLLGLGHATVHHVAGPSTSFAAAERERGWREALEAGGARVPEALRGDWTSSSGHAAGERLPTEATAVFVANDQMALGVLRALAEGGRDVPRGVSVVGFDDVADAADYRPPLTTIRQDFAALGERAVTALVHGLERGATNPAETVPTSLIERSSTAAPR; from the coding sequence ATGCCGGGACGACGCGTGTCGATGGCCGACGTCGCAGCGCGCGCCGGCGTCTCGGGGCAGACGGTGTCACGCGTCGCGAACGCCAGCCCGAACGTCGACCCGGCCACGCGGATGCGCGTCGAAGAGGCGATGGCCGAGCTCGGGTACCGGCCGCACCGTGCCGCGCGGGCCCTGCGCACCGGCAGATCGCAGACGATCGGGCTGGTCGCCTCGACCCTCGCGACGGTGGGCAACTTCCGGATGCTGCAGGCCGTCGTCGATGCCGCGACCGCTCGCGGCTACGCGGTCACCGTCGTGACGGCATCCGGGGCCGACGCCCTTGCCGGCGCCTTCGAGCAGCTGCGCGACCAGGGCGCCGACGGCGCCGTCGTCCTCAACGAGGCCACGGCGCTCGCCGCCGGGTCCGCGGCCCCGTCGGGGCTCCACCTGGTGGTCGTCGACGCCGGGGCCGACCCGCGCTTCACGATCGTGCAGTCCGATCACGCCGGCGGCGCGCGGCGGGCGGTCGAGCATCTGCTGGGCCTCGGTCATGCAACGGTGCACCACGTCGCCGGCCCGTCGACGTCGTTCGCCGCCGCGGAGCGCGAGCGCGGCTGGCGCGAGGCGCTGGAAGCGGGCGGCGCCCGGGTGCCGGAGGCGCTGCGCGGCGACTGGACGTCATCGTCGGGCCACGCGGCGGGGGAGCGACTGCCGACGGAGGCCACGGCCGTGTTCGTCGCCAACGACCAGATGGCCCTCGGCGTCCTGCGCGCCCTCGCCGAGGGCGGTCGCGACGTGCCGCGCGGCGTCAGCGTCGTGGGCTTCGATGACGTCGCGGATGCCGCCGACTACCGCCCGCCGCTGACGACGATCCGGCAGGACTTCGCGGCTCTCGGCGAGCGCGCCGTGACCGCGCTCGTCCACGGGCTCGAGCGGGGCGCGACGAACCCCGCCGAGACGGTGCCCACGAGCCTGATCGAACGCAGCAGCACCGCTGCGCCGCGCTGA
- the galE gene encoding UDP-glucose 4-epimerase GalE gives MSWLVTGGAGYIGAHIVRALSAAGLSPVVLDDLSSGHEGFVPDGVPFVRGSILDRDLVEQTLRENGVTGVIHVAGYKYAGVSVKRPLHTYAQNVEGTRVVLEAMAAAGVANIVFSSSAAVYGTPDVALVTEDLPKRPASPYGESKLIGEWLIRDQAVATAESDAPLRHTSLRYFNVVGSGDPTVYDTSPHNLFPLVFEALIDGRTPKIFGDDYDTPDGTNVRDYVHVADIAAAHVVAAQRLEGGEPIEPAYNLGSQNGLSVKQIMDAMARVTAVDFTPEVSARRPGDPDRIVATGDLAARDLDWANRFTVDEMVRTGWEARRRAAE, from the coding sequence ATGTCCTGGCTCGTCACCGGAGGCGCCGGCTACATCGGCGCCCACATCGTCCGCGCGCTCTCGGCCGCCGGGCTGTCGCCCGTCGTGCTCGACGACCTCTCGAGCGGACACGAGGGCTTCGTTCCCGACGGCGTGCCGTTCGTGCGCGGCTCCATCCTCGACCGCGATCTCGTGGAGCAGACGCTGCGCGAGAACGGCGTCACCGGCGTCATCCACGTCGCCGGCTACAAGTACGCCGGCGTCTCGGTCAAGCGCCCCCTGCACACGTACGCGCAGAACGTCGAGGGCACCCGCGTCGTCCTCGAGGCCATGGCGGCCGCGGGCGTCGCGAACATCGTCTTCTCCTCGTCCGCGGCCGTCTACGGCACACCCGACGTGGCGCTCGTCACCGAGGACCTCCCCAAGCGCCCCGCGTCGCCCTACGGAGAATCCAAGCTCATCGGCGAATGGCTCATCCGCGACCAGGCCGTCGCCACCGCCGAGTCCGACGCCCCTCTGCGCCACACGTCGCTGCGCTACTTCAACGTCGTGGGCTCGGGCGACCCGACGGTGTACGACACCAGCCCCCACAACCTCTTCCCGCTCGTGTTCGAGGCCCTCATCGACGGCCGCACCCCGAAGATCTTCGGCGACGACTACGACACCCCCGACGGCACCAACGTGCGCGACTACGTCCACGTCGCCGACATCGCCGCCGCGCACGTCGTGGCCGCGCAGCGCCTCGAGGGAGGCGAGCCGATCGAGCCCGCCTACAACCTCGGCTCGCAGAACGGTCTGAGCGTGAAGCAGATCATGGACGCCATGGCCCGCGTCACCGCCGTCGACTTCACCCCCGAGGTCTCGGCGCGCCGCCCCGGCGACCCCGACCGCATCGTCGCGACCGGCGACCTGGCCGCCCGCGACCTGGACTGGGCGAACCGCTTCACGGTCGACGAGATGGTCCGCACCGGCTGGGAGGCCCGCCGCCGCGCCGCGGAATGA
- a CDS encoding ThuA domain-containing protein, with amino-acid sequence MPCAVIAVGTGRYADPWHPFTATGDAVAALLRTDGWDVSIDADVDHALTVLAGADLLVVNAGDPWRSAPGDPAPLRRAEAAATRCLDDAVARGTGILALHAATATLRDYPRFREAIGGEWVEGTSWHPPIGEATVPVDDPSHPVTSGLATVTVFDELYTDVVVDPGAHVLVSHELEGRRHPLVWTREHPTRAVVCALGHDERAYASPDLQRLVRQAARWAGRAGDA; translated from the coding sequence ATGCCCTGCGCCGTGATCGCGGTCGGAACCGGCCGGTACGCCGACCCCTGGCACCCCTTCACCGCCACGGGCGACGCCGTCGCGGCGCTCCTTCGGACGGACGGATGGGACGTCTCGATCGATGCCGACGTGGACCACGCCCTGACGGTCCTCGCCGGAGCTGATCTCCTGGTGGTCAACGCCGGCGATCCGTGGCGGAGCGCCCCCGGCGATCCGGCGCCGCTGCGCCGCGCCGAAGCGGCCGCGACCCGGTGCCTCGACGACGCCGTCGCGAGGGGGACGGGCATCCTCGCCCTGCATGCGGCCACGGCGACGCTCCGCGACTACCCGCGATTCCGCGAGGCCATCGGCGGCGAGTGGGTCGAGGGCACGTCGTGGCACCCGCCCATCGGCGAGGCCACGGTTCCGGTGGACGACCCGTCGCACCCGGTCACCTCCGGCCTCGCCACGGTGACGGTGTTCGACGAGCTCTACACCGACGTGGTCGTCGATCCGGGCGCGCACGTGCTCGTCTCCCACGAACTCGAGGGGCGCCGGCATCCGCTCGTCTGGACCCGCGAGCACCCGACGCGCGCGGTCGTCTGCGCCCTCGGCCACGACGAGCGCGCCTACGCCTCGCCCGATCTTCAGCGGCTCGTGCGTCAGGCCGCGCGCTGGGCCGGGCGGGCGGGCGACGCCTGA
- a CDS encoding glycerate kinase: protein MPHTVVIAPDSFKGSIPAAAAAAALTDGWRSVHPAARVRLLPMADGGEGTLDAFAAAVPGARRMPVTVTGPEATPVAASWLLLPPTAEAPGGVGVVELACASGIELLGDPPRLRPLDADTRGFGEAIAAALSHGVSRLVLGIGSSASTDGGMGMLAALGARFADAAGDEAATGGRGLGAIASADLTGLAPLPPAGVQVLSDVTNPLLGERGAAAVFGPQKGATPDDVRALEAALASYAALLPADPAAPGAGAAGGTGFGLLAWGARLVPGSTAVAELIGLGDAVADASVVVTGEGSYDGQSAAGKVPAHVAALAALAGVPVALVAGRIAGDADVSGFAASASLTELAGSPEAAMADPARWLREAGAALARRF from the coding sequence ATGCCCCACACGGTCGTGATCGCCCCCGACAGCTTCAAGGGGTCGATCCCGGCCGCCGCGGCGGCTGCCGCGTTGACCGACGGCTGGCGGTCGGTCCACCCCGCCGCGCGAGTGAGGCTGCTGCCGATGGCCGACGGCGGTGAGGGCACGCTCGACGCCTTCGCCGCAGCCGTGCCCGGCGCCCGCCGCATGCCGGTGACCGTGACCGGGCCGGAGGCGACCCCGGTGGCCGCATCCTGGCTCCTGCTCCCGCCCACCGCCGAGGCTCCGGGCGGCGTCGGGGTCGTCGAGCTGGCGTGCGCGAGCGGGATCGAGCTCCTGGGCGATCCGCCGCGCCTGCGGCCACTCGACGCCGATACGCGGGGCTTCGGCGAGGCCATCGCCGCGGCGCTGTCGCACGGCGTGAGCCGGCTCGTGCTGGGGATCGGGTCGAGCGCCTCCACCGACGGCGGGATGGGAATGCTCGCCGCCCTCGGCGCGCGATTCGCGGATGCTGCAGGCGATGAGGCGGCGACGGGCGGTCGCGGGCTCGGGGCCATCGCATCGGCCGATCTGACCGGGCTCGCACCCCTGCCGCCCGCGGGGGTGCAGGTGCTCAGCGACGTGACGAATCCGCTGCTGGGCGAGCGCGGCGCCGCAGCCGTCTTCGGGCCGCAGAAGGGCGCGACGCCCGACGACGTCCGCGCGCTGGAGGCGGCCCTGGCCTCGTACGCCGCCCTGCTGCCCGCCGACCCCGCGGCGCCCGGCGCCGGGGCCGCCGGCGGAACCGGGTTCGGGCTGCTCGCGTGGGGAGCGCGGCTCGTTCCGGGGTCGACCGCGGTGGCAGAGCTGATCGGGCTCGGGGATGCCGTGGCCGACGCATCCGTCGTCGTGACAGGCGAGGGCTCGTACGACGGCCAGTCCGCCGCGGGAAAGGTGCCCGCACATGTCGCCGCGCTCGCCGCGCTCGCCGGCGTGCCGGTCGCGCTCGTCGCCGGGCGCATCGCCGGCGATGCCGACGTCTCGGGCTTCGCGGCATCCGCATCGCTCACCGAGCTCGCCGGCTCGCCGGAGGCCGCGATGGCCGACCCCGCCCGCTGGCTCCGCGAGGCCGGCGCCGCCCTGGCCCGCCGGTTCTGA
- a CDS encoding aldehyde dehydrogenase (NADP(+)), which produces MTTSPEQIQQYAEAAEAAAPVWRAASADVRASWLRAAADALDANVDELVAIADEETRLGETRLRGEVARTTGQLRLFATVVEEGSYLELIVDDADAAATPPRPELRRMLTGVGPVAVFSASNFPFAFSVAGGDTASALAAGNPVIVKAHSGHPRLSERTAAIVAEALVGAGAPEGSFALVEGREAGNALVRHPVIQAAGFTGSVAGGRALFDLASARPDPIPFYGELGSVNPVVLTPAAVAERGETLATGLVGSFTLGVGQFCTKPGVVFVPRGAGFEDLVATHVTDAAGGPLLTDRITAAFPVGIGHLEADPSVAVLGYGAPAAEGSARPVVLTTDAAAVADRPATLLEECFGPVTLLVRYDSEDDLVAALRAVPGSLTATLHSEDSDDVADVLAVLERRAGRVLFAGWPTGVAVTWSQHHGGPWPATTSLHTSVGATAIRRFLRPVVFQDAPERLLPEPLRDASLAALPHRRNGVLQVP; this is translated from the coding sequence ATGACCACCAGCCCGGAGCAGATCCAGCAGTATGCCGAGGCCGCTGAAGCCGCGGCGCCCGTGTGGCGGGCGGCGAGCGCGGACGTGCGCGCGTCGTGGCTGCGCGCGGCCGCCGACGCGCTCGACGCGAACGTCGACGAGCTCGTCGCGATCGCCGACGAGGAGACGCGTCTGGGCGAGACGCGCCTGCGCGGCGAGGTCGCCCGCACCACCGGGCAGCTGCGCCTGTTCGCGACCGTGGTCGAAGAGGGCTCGTACCTCGAGCTCATCGTCGACGACGCGGATGCGGCCGCCACCCCGCCCCGACCCGAACTGCGCCGCATGCTCACGGGCGTGGGCCCGGTCGCGGTGTTCTCGGCGTCGAACTTCCCGTTCGCGTTCTCGGTCGCCGGCGGCGACACCGCTTCGGCCCTGGCGGCCGGCAACCCCGTCATCGTCAAGGCGCACTCGGGCCACCCGCGCCTGTCGGAGCGCACGGCGGCCATCGTCGCCGAGGCGCTCGTGGGCGCCGGGGCCCCCGAGGGCTCGTTCGCGCTGGTCGAGGGTCGCGAGGCCGGGAACGCGCTGGTTCGGCATCCGGTCATCCAGGCCGCGGGGTTCACCGGCTCCGTCGCGGGCGGGCGGGCCCTGTTCGACCTGGCGTCGGCGCGCCCCGACCCGATCCCGTTCTACGGCGAGCTCGGCTCGGTCAACCCCGTCGTCCTGACGCCGGCGGCCGTCGCCGAGCGCGGCGAAACCCTCGCGACGGGGCTGGTCGGCTCGTTCACGCTCGGCGTCGGCCAGTTCTGCACGAAGCCCGGGGTGGTGTTCGTGCCGCGCGGCGCGGGCTTCGAGGACCTCGTGGCGACGCACGTGACGGATGCCGCCGGCGGCCCGCTGCTGACCGACCGGATCACGGCGGCCTTCCCGGTCGGCATCGGGCACCTCGAGGCCGACCCGTCGGTCGCGGTGCTCGGGTACGGGGCTCCCGCGGCCGAGGGCAGCGCGCGCCCGGTCGTGCTGACGACGGATGCGGCGGCCGTCGCCGACCGCCCCGCGACGCTCCTGGAGGAGTGCTTCGGCCCGGTGACGCTGCTCGTCCGCTACGACTCCGAGGATGACCTGGTCGCGGCGCTGCGCGCGGTGCCGGGCTCGCTCACCGCGACCCTGCACTCGGAGGACTCCGACGACGTCGCGGACGTGCTGGCCGTGCTCGAGCGCCGCGCGGGACGCGTGCTGTTCGCCGGCTGGCCGACCGGTGTCGCGGTGACGTGGTCGCAGCACCACGGCGGACCGTGGCCGGCGACGACGTCGCTGCACACGTCGGTGGGCGCGACGGCGATCCGCCGGTTCCTCCGCCCCGTCGTGTTCCAGGACGCCCCCGAGCGTCTGCTGCCCGAGCCGCTGCGCGACGCGTCGCTGGCGGCGCTCCCGCACCGCCGCAACGGCGTGCTCCAGGTGCCGTAG